A window of Hordeum vulgare subsp. vulgare chromosome 5H, MorexV3_pseudomolecules_assembly, whole genome shotgun sequence genomic DNA:
ACTCTCACAGTAAGGTGGTATGGCGGTTAGCCATTCCATCGCATCAATTTGCCTTCATGAGATTGATTAAGATGCCAGAGCGTAAGGAGCGTCCCAAGATTGAATGCGAGAATACATTTATCACGGTTCAGTTATCAGAAGGATTCGATCATGTTTCTCTGAACACAAACTATCACATGCTTTAAGATATATtctacatgcacatgtaaatattaTTACTAAAAATATTCCAAATCTTAGAAAACAACATGCAGCGTACGCCGTGCAAGGTTTGGTAGTATCCTTAGTTTCCTGCAGATAACACACAGACTATGCAGTGGCATCCATCACGAGCacattcaccatagaccttgccGGAGTGGTacgtttgcttgcatagtttcagACATTCATCTTTGGATGGACATGACTTGGAGGCAACATGTATATCGCAACTGTGGGGGAAATATGATCCCTCGTCTATTCTGTCCTTTGAAATAACACCTACAAATTGAACGGTAATTAGAATGTTTCATACACGTGTGAGTTAGAGAATAAGAACCATGCTGTCTGCAAAATACCTGAACAAAGCACCAAAAGGACGAGGCCTAGGAGCACCAGCTTGGTAGTCGTCATCCTTGATAAGGACCGTAGAGGGAACTGTTTAAATTAGTTCTGTTTCCAATGGTGATATTACCTTTCCATCTTGCGGATGAATAGATCCGGAGGGAGCCTTTATATAGCAGCCATGGTGCTTGTCATATGTAGTATCAATTAATAATGTATTCTTACTTCTGAGAGAAATTAATAACATATTCTAACTAAGgtacttttttatttttatttttatttagaaaTCAACTTATCATGTTTGCTAAATATTTCGCATATACGGGCTCAAATTATGACCCATTTAATGGGGGCCCTACTATGTATCGCTCATGGGCAACGGTACGCACACCCCATCTATAAACACATGTAATGCGTTATATATGTTTAGTGTCTAGTCAGATTGATCATCGTCACACGAATAATTTTATGTTTGTAGAAATAGTGAAATCTTGTGATCTGGCGCACTCACATAGTATGATTTAATATGATTTCGAGGATTCGAGCCCACTCCCATCAACCATAAATACACCAATTTGGAACCGACGAGGGTCTTTCAATGAATTCCATCCTATTTGGTAGCTGCTGGTTTGGTGTGGTCATGCTTGTTTTCTCGTACTGTTGTTGAATTTCCCAATGTAGGCATGCATAAATGAGTGAATGGCTTATCTTGAAGTAAACCTCTTTTTTATTGCAACATCagtta
This region includes:
- the LOC123399561 gene encoding uncharacterized protein LOC123399561, coding for MTTTKLVLLGLVLLVLCSGVISKDRIDEGSYFPHSCDIHVASKSCPSKDECLKLCKQTYHSGKVYGECARDGCHCIVCVLSAGN